One genomic region from Haloarcula taiwanensis encodes:
- a CDS encoding 4-hydroxy-tetrahydrodipicolinate reductase, producing the protein MTRVAVNGVTGQMGGAVIEAATDSEVVVGFATSETDAVEGVPVVDPADAATALREYDVDVVVDFAVPEGALTVAEACAETGVPMVVGTTGFDEDGLARLQDASEVIPLLKATNFSQGIQVLQRLVSEAVDTLEDYDLELMETHHNRKVDAPSGTATSILDVIQEERDVEPVYGREGHAPREADEIGVFARRAGDVRGEHELVLAGNDEVLSLSHRAEDRGVFAAGALDAAAWLVGRDAGWYAFGDVVDA; encoded by the coding sequence ATGACGCGGGTGGCGGTCAACGGCGTCACCGGCCAGATGGGTGGCGCTGTCATCGAGGCCGCCACCGACAGCGAGGTCGTGGTCGGCTTCGCCACCAGCGAGACGGATGCCGTCGAGGGCGTCCCGGTCGTCGACCCGGCCGACGCCGCCACGGCGCTCCGGGAGTACGACGTGGACGTTGTCGTCGACTTCGCCGTCCCCGAGGGCGCGCTGACCGTCGCCGAGGCCTGCGCCGAAACAGGCGTGCCGATGGTCGTCGGGACCACCGGCTTCGACGAGGACGGACTGGCTCGCCTGCAAGACGCAAGCGAGGTGATTCCGCTGCTGAAGGCGACCAATTTCTCGCAGGGGATTCAGGTCCTCCAGCGCCTCGTCAGCGAGGCTGTCGACACGCTCGAGGACTACGACCTCGAACTCATGGAGACCCACCACAACCGTAAGGTCGACGCCCCGTCGGGAACAGCCACCAGTATCCTCGACGTGATTCAGGAAGAGCGCGACGTTGAGCCGGTGTACGGCCGGGAGGGACACGCCCCGCGCGAGGCGGACGAAATCGGCGTGTTCGCCCGCCGTGCCGGCGATGTCCGCGGCGAGCACGAACTCGTGTTGGCCGGCAACGACGAAGTCCTCTCGCTCTCGCATCGGGCCGAAGACCGCGGCGTGTTCGCCGCCGGCGCACTCGATGCGGCGGCGTGGCTCGTCGGCCGTGATGCCGGCTGGTACGCCTTCGGCGACGTTGTAGACGCGTAA
- a CDS encoding 4-hydroxy-tetrahydrodipicolinate synthase — protein sequence MTAIDFRGVFPAMCTPFHQDGSIDFETLREDAQRLESAGVDGLVPVGSTGESATLSHDEHIEVVEAVIDAVDDVPVIAGSGSNNTKEALELSRRSAEAGADALLLISPYYNKPEQQGFIDHYTTLADAVDLPQIVYNVPSRTGQNIEPETAVELASHPNIRAYKAASGDMNQISEIIERTRDEDFAVLSGDDGMTLPMLSVGGTGCISVSANIEPERTCAMVGAALSGDFERARQIHHELGPLFRAMFVETNPIPVKEAMRIRGYGPAHLRSPLTRLSDEHLDHLRDVLATLETEDLEDEYAEAER from the coding sequence ATGACAGCTATCGACTTCCGCGGCGTGTTCCCGGCGATGTGCACGCCGTTTCACCAGGACGGCAGTATTGACTTCGAAACACTCAGAGAGGACGCTCAGCGGCTCGAATCCGCTGGTGTCGACGGCCTCGTTCCTGTCGGCTCGACCGGCGAGTCGGCGACGCTCTCACACGACGAACACATTGAGGTCGTCGAGGCGGTCATCGACGCCGTCGACGACGTGCCAGTCATCGCCGGCTCGGGCTCGAACAACACCAAGGAAGCGCTGGAGCTATCCCGGCGCTCCGCTGAAGCCGGTGCTGATGCTCTGTTGCTTATCTCGCCGTACTACAACAAGCCCGAACAGCAGGGGTTCATCGACCACTACACGACGCTGGCCGACGCCGTCGACTTGCCACAGATCGTCTACAACGTCCCCTCGCGGACGGGCCAGAATATCGAACCCGAGACGGCGGTCGAGCTCGCGTCGCATCCGAACATCCGGGCGTACAAGGCCGCGAGCGGCGACATGAACCAGATTTCAGAGATCATCGAGCGCACCCGGGACGAGGACTTCGCGGTGCTGTCCGGTGACGACGGGATGACGCTGCCGATGCTGTCGGTCGGCGGCACCGGCTGTATCTCCGTCTCGGCCAACATCGAACCGGAGCGCACCTGCGCGATGGTCGGCGCAGCGCTGTCTGGCGACTTCGAGCGCGCCCGCCAGATCCACCACGAACTCGGTCCGCTGTTCCGCGCGATGTTCGTCGAGACCAACCCCATTCCGGTCAAGGAGGCCATGCGGATCCGGGGCTACGGCCCGGCACATCTCCGCTCGCCGCTGACTCGCCTCTCGGACGAACACCTCGACCACCTGCGTGACGTACTCGCCACGCTCGAAACCGAGGATCTCGAAGACGAGTACGCGGAGGCCGAGCGATGA
- a CDS encoding NYN domain-containing protein: MTVSQPGQRVAVLADAQNLYHTARSLYSRNIDYEALLEEAVDGRELTRAIAYVIRADSPEEETFFEALVDIGFETRIKDIKTFQDGSKKADWDVGMSLDAVSLANHVDTVVLCTGDGDFARVCRYLRHEGCRVEAMGFEESSSEDLKAAVDGFIDMSADSDRFLL, from the coding sequence ATGACAGTTTCCCAGCCGGGACAGCGCGTGGCCGTACTGGCCGACGCGCAAAACCTCTACCACACTGCCCGGAGTCTTTACTCGCGGAACATCGACTACGAGGCACTACTGGAAGAGGCCGTTGACGGCCGCGAACTGACTCGTGCTATCGCCTACGTCATCCGGGCGGACTCGCCCGAAGAAGAGACGTTTTTCGAAGCGCTCGTCGACATTGGCTTCGAGACGCGCATCAAGGACATCAAGACATTTCAGGACGGGTCGAAGAAGGCGGACTGGGATGTCGGAATGAGCCTCGACGCGGTCTCGCTGGCGAACCACGTCGATACGGTAGTGCTCTGCACCGGTGACGGGGACTTCGCCCGTGTCTGTCGGTATCTCCGCCACGAAGGCTGTCGCGTCGAAGCGATGGGCTTCGAGGAGTCGTCCTCCGAAGACCTCAAAGCGGCCGTTGATGGGTTTATCGACATGAGCGCCGATTCCGACAGGTTCCTGCTATAG